One region of Patescibacteria group bacterium genomic DNA includes:
- the rpsH gene encoding 30S ribosomal protein S8: MTDPIGDMLTRIRNAAAAGISELSLPSSKIKQEIAKILESENWIQKFEILGAENAKAKADGAFKELKIVLKYKKSGRPAISSIQRVSKPGLRVYAGKDKMPVVLNGMGTAIVSTSRGLMTAKEAKKQKIGGEVLCEIY; this comes from the coding sequence ATGACCGATCCAATAGGAGATATGCTAACAAGAATCAGGAACGCGGCCGCTGCCGGAATTAGCGAGCTCTCTTTGCCGTCGAGCAAGATCAAGCAAGAGATCGCTAAGATACTGGAAAGCGAGAACTGGATTCAGAAGTTCGAGATTCTTGGCGCCGAAAACGCCAAAGCCAAAGCTGATGGAGCCTTCAAGGAATTGAAGATAGTTTTGAAATATAAGAAAAGCGGCCGTCCGGCGATCAGCTCGATTCAGCGGGTCAGCAAACCGGGTTTGCGCGTTTATGCCGGCAAAGATAAGATGCCGGTGGTTTTGAACGGCATGGGCACGGCTATTGTTTCCACCTCCCGGGGCTTGATGACCGCCAAAGAAGCCAAGAAACAGAAGATCGGCGGAGAAGTGCTTTGCGAAATCTATTAA
- a CDS encoding type Z 30S ribosomal protein S14, which yields MARTALIVKAKRKPKFSTRKIRRCWRCGRNHGYMRDFELCRICFRELAEKGELPGIKRASW from the coding sequence ATGGCTCGAACAGCATTAATAGTCAAAGCGAAAAGAAAACCGAAATTTTCCACCCGGAAGATCAGACGGTGCTGGCGCTGCGGCCGCAATCACGGCTATATGCGTGATTTTGAATTGTGCCGCATTTGCTTTCGCGAGTTGGCTGAAAAGGGAGAATTGCCGGGAATAAAAAGAGCCTCGTGGTAG
- the rplE gene encoding 50S ribosomal protein L5: MRLKEYYKKEILPELKKRLNIGNDLAAPRLAKVVINVGFGRSVKDKELIKIVEENLTIIAGQKPMLNKAKKAVSAFKIKEGMIIGASVTLRGKRMYDFVERLVNVYLPRVRDFRGVDPKSIDRNGGLTIGFKDIMPFAEIEVRDLEKLHGLEICLATTAKNAQAGLELFRLLKFPLRKE; encoded by the coding sequence ATGCGATTGAAAGAATACTACAAAAAAGAAATCCTGCCGGAATTAAAAAAACGGTTGAACATCGGGAATGATCTGGCCGCGCCTCGATTGGCAAAGGTCGTAATTAACGTTGGCTTCGGACGCAGTGTTAAAGATAAGGAATTGATCAAGATCGTGGAAGAGAATCTGACGATCATTGCCGGGCAGAAACCGATGTTGAATAAAGCCAAAAAAGCCGTTTCTGCTTTTAAGATCAAAGAAGGAATGATTATTGGCGCGTCGGTTACTTTGCGCGGTAAAAGAATGTACGATTTCGTGGAAAGGCTGGTTAATGTCTATTTGCCCCGCGTCCGCGATTTTCGCGGAGTTGATCCAAAATCGATTGATCGCAATGGCGGATTGACTATCGGTTTCAAGGACATTATGCCTTTTGCCGAAATTGAAGTCAGGGATTTGGAAAAACTGCACGGCTTGGAGATTTGTCTGGCGACAACCGCTAAAAACGCGCAAGCAGGATTGGAATTATTCAGATTATTGAAATTCCCTTTGAGAAAAGAATAA
- the rplX gene encoding 50S ribosomal protein L24 yields MKIKKNDKVRIMAGKDKGKEGKVLQIFVDTNKASIEGLNLLIKHLRPRKQGEKGQRIEFPAPLSITNLALLCPNCGKATRVGYQFIEETVGEGKKIKKKVRICKKCNKSIE; encoded by the coding sequence ATGAAAATAAAGAAGAATGACAAAGTGAGAATAATGGCCGGCAAAGACAAGGGCAAGGAAGGAAAAGTCCTGCAAATCTTTGTTGACACCAATAAAGCCAGTATTGAGGGGTTGAATCTTTTGATCAAGCATTTGCGTCCGAGAAAACAAGGCGAGAAAGGGCAGAGAATTGAATTTCCCGCTCCGCTGTCGATCACTAATTTGGCTTTGCTTTGTCCGAATTGCGGCAAGGCCACCAGGGTCGGCTATCAGTTCATCGAAGAAACGGTTGGCGAAGGGAAAAAGATCAAGAAAAAAGTGAGAATTTGCAAGAAGTGTAATAAATCAATTGAATAG
- the rplN gene encoding 50S ribosomal protein L14 — MIQVGTQLRVADNTGAKLAECIHVVGTYGKRYATVGDIITCAVKEAIPHAPVKKSDVVKAVVVRTKKEIKRKDGTCLRFDENACVIVDADKGEPKGTRIFGPIAREVRRKGFAKIASLAPEVL; from the coding sequence ATGATTCAGGTTGGGACACAATTAAGGGTAGCTGACAATACCGGCGCCAAATTGGCCGAGTGTATTCATGTTGTCGGAACTTACGGCAAAAGATATGCCACGGTCGGCGATATTATAACTTGCGCGGTCAAGGAAGCGATTCCGCACGCGCCGGTTAAGAAAAGCGACGTCGTCAAGGCGGTTGTTGTCAGAACTAAAAAAGAGATCAAGAGAAAAGACGGCACTTGTCTGCGTTTTGACGAGAATGCTTGTGTTATCGTTGATGCGGATAAAGGCGAACCCAAGGGAACGAGAATTTTCGGTCCTATTGCCCGCGAAGTCAGAAGAAAGGGTTTTGCCAAGATCGCCTCTTTGGCTCCTGAAGTTTTATAA